One region of Persicobacter psychrovividus genomic DNA includes:
- a CDS encoding DUF6985 domain-containing protein has product MKNQNISELEPNTIIGDDHDGWINLPAWEGFQARNGAYGAKNSEEPSDGIIKTHTIGISVDYVHQLSQAQFESIQYLTNNSEIVRDSLLNSLLKDYPNAKEIYEELIPEINSIEEYKEHLGLSFLHIMDSEKDGFAYYGFELGCSWDDEHGVGVMMHKDRVIKVGLAEESFNHWTTYDDNGTSEQEQKNWEKENEQLTRERKKWWQFWK; this is encoded by the coding sequence ATGAAAAATCAGAATATTTCAGAATTAGAACCTAATACCATTATTGGAGACGACCATGACGGATGGATTAATCTTCCGGCATGGGAAGGTTTTCAAGCAAGAAATGGAGCTTATGGTGCCAAAAATTCTGAAGAACCTTCTGATGGAATAATTAAAACTCACACAATAGGAATATCAGTTGATTATGTTCATCAATTGTCTCAGGCACAATTTGAATCTATTCAATACCTGACCAATAACTCTGAGATAGTAAGAGACTCACTTTTAAACAGTCTTTTAAAAGATTACCCAAACGCAAAAGAGATTTATGAAGAATTAATACCAGAAATTAATTCCATAGAAGAATACAAAGAGCATTTAGGACTCTCGTTTCTGCACATAATGGATAGTGAGAAAGACGGGTTTGCATACTATGGGTTTGAATTAGGATGTAGCTGGGATGATGAACATGGTGTTGGAGTTATGATGCATAAAGACAGAGTGATTAAAGTAGGTCTTGCGGAAGAATCATTTAATCATTGGACAACATATGATGACAATGGAACTTCTGAACAAGAACAGAAAAATTGGGAAAAGGAAAATGAGCAACTAACTCGTGAAAGGAAAAAGTGGTGGCAATTCTGGAAATAG
- a CDS encoding helix-turn-helix domain-containing protein, with the protein MGRKTSIVIDLTEREERLLFRIINSGKTPSNIRRRASFVYHFNKGLSFKEICANEKADPNTVKRWLNKWDAINELDETQNKIGDTEFIRLIYEQLTDSKRSGRKPRLTAEEKIQVQTLSCQDPQDYDVPITEWSHESLSEQAKKMGIEISSSHVGRLLKKRIKSS; encoded by the coding sequence ATGGGAAGAAAAACATCTATTGTCATTGATCTGACGGAGCGAGAAGAGAGACTACTATTTAGAATTATTAATAGTGGGAAGACGCCTTCAAATATTCGTCGCCGAGCCTCATTTGTGTACCATTTTAATAAGGGGTTAAGCTTCAAAGAGATTTGTGCTAATGAAAAAGCAGATCCCAATACAGTGAAGAGATGGCTTAATAAATGGGACGCAATCAATGAGTTAGATGAAACCCAAAATAAAATAGGAGATACTGAATTTATCCGACTTATTTATGAACAATTAACTGATTCTAAAAGAAGCGGAAGGAAACCTCGTTTAACTGCCGAAGAAAAAATTCAAGTGCAAACATTAAGCTGCCAAGATCCTCAAGATTATGATGTTCCAATCACTGAATGGTCTCATGAGTCTTTGAGTGAGCAAGCGAAGAAAATGGGAATCGAAATCTCATCAAGTCATGTTGGTCGACTTTTAAAAAAACGAATTAAGTCCTCATAA
- a CDS encoding transposase, translated as MEQSDDVVTISVDEKTGIQAKQNIKITTAKSGQVKRVDPEYKRNGTTCLIAGLNIMDGEVTKYQLGQTRNEEDFCKFIESIIDKYPNKKIVFIADQLNTHKSESLVKLIADKVNYDSDLGKKGRCGVLKTMKSRMEFLEDKDHKIRFQYTPKHCSWLNQIENWFGRLQKHVIRNGQFNSVPNLERKITNYIEYYNERWKKPIEWCFGGF; from the coding sequence TTGGAGCAATCAGACGATGTTGTGACTATTTCTGTGGATGAAAAGACGGGTATTCAAGCTAAACAAAACATAAAAATAACCACAGCAAAAAGCGGTCAAGTTAAGCGAGTAGACCCAGAATACAAGCGGAACGGAACGACCTGTTTAATCGCAGGCCTGAATATAATGGACGGCGAGGTCACCAAATATCAACTTGGACAGACTCGGAATGAGGAGGATTTTTGTAAATTTATAGAGTCAATCATCGATAAATACCCTAACAAAAAAATCGTTTTTATTGCAGACCAGCTTAATACACATAAATCAGAGTCATTAGTCAAGCTAATTGCTGATAAAGTAAATTATGACAGTGATTTAGGTAAGAAAGGACGGTGTGGAGTATTAAAGACGATGAAGTCCAGGATGGAATTTTTAGAGGATAAAGACCATAAAATCAGATTTCAATATACTCCAAAACATTGCTCTTGGTTGAACCAAATAGAGAATTGGTTTGGCCGTTTACAGAAGCATGTAATTCGTAATGGGCAATTTAACTCGGTCCCTAATTTAGAAAGAAAAATCACCAACTATATTGAGTATTACAATGAAAGATGGAAAAAGCCAATTGAGTGGTGTTTTGGTGGGTTTTAA